Part of the Lebetimonas natsushimae genome is shown below.
ATAAAATCAGAGCTGACATTGGTTCAGTACAGAATCAATTAGTAAGTACAATAAACAACATTTCAGTAACACAGGTAAATGTAAAAGCGGCTGAAAGTCAAATCAGAGATGTGGATTTTGCAGCTGAAACAGCTAATTTCCAAAAATGGAATCTATTAGCACAATCAGGTAGTTATGCTTTATCTCAGGCTAATACTGTTCAACAAAATGTTATGAGATTACTTCAATAATAAAAGGCTTTTTGCCTTTTTCTTCTTTTTTAATTTATTACCTTCAAATTTATGTTATTCGTTTTTTTTATTGTTTTGGAACACCTTTTGCTTCTCCTTTTTAAAATAATAAGGAGATAAACAATGGGGTTTAGGATAAATACTAATATAGCTGCCCTTACTGCACATACGGCAGCAGTTGCAAATAATAGGGAACTTAGCAGTTCATTAGAAAAATTAAGTACAGGTTTAAGAATCAATAAAGCAGCGGATGATGCTTCAGGACTTCAAATTGCAGATAGTTTAAGAGACCAGGCAGACAGTTTGGGCCAGGCAATCAGAAATGCAAACGATGCTATCGGTGTGTTTCAAATTGCGGATAAAGCAATGGATGAACAGGTTAAAATTCTTGATACGATTAAAGTAAAGGCTACTCAGGCTGCACAGGACGGACAGACAACAGATACAAGAAAAGCGCTTCAAGAAGATATAGTAAGACTTATGGAAGAGCTTGACAATATTGCTCAAACAACATCATATAACGGTAAAAAATTACTTAGCGGTAGTTTTACAAATCAAAAATTCCAAATAGGCGCATATTCTAATGAAACAGTACAAGCAAGTATCGGTGCTACTTCTTCAGATAAAATAGGAAATACAAGATTTGAAACAACAGCAAATTTAAAAGTTTCAACAACTGATGCATTAACAACAGTTGATTTAAAATTCAAATCAGTTGACGGAAAAAAAGATGTTCAATTAGAAGAAGTTGTAATATCAACAAGTGCGGGAACAGGATTAGGAGTATTAGCAGAAGTTATAAACAAAAACTCTGATTTAACAGGGGTTAGGGCTTCATGGCAGGTACAAGGTACGGCATCAAAAGCTGTGCAATCAGGGACAATTCACGGATTAAAAATCAATGGAGTGGAAATAGGGGATTTAACAGTACAACACGCAGACAGAGACGGTACATTAGTAGCGGCGATAAATGCAGTAAAAGACCAAACAGGTGTGGAAGCATTTATAGATGAGGAAGGAAAATTAAATTTAAGAAGTTTGGATGGAAGGGCTATTCAAGTATCAACAAGTTCAGCTTCAACAGTGCTTGGAGGAGGAAACTTTACAAAGGCTTCAGGAACAGACACAATAGTAGGAAGATTGACATTTGTCAGACTTGATGGAAGAGATATAAAAATTTCCGGAACAAATGCAAGTAAAATCGGTGTAACAAGCAATATGGCTCAGGCAAGTATTAATTTAAGAACAATTAAAGGGTCATTTAATGCAGATCAGGCGAGTGCAATCGGAGCAAATGCCAATACTATAATAGCAACAGAAAATAATAGTGGAATTGGAGCAGGTGTTACAACCATAAAAGGTGCAATGGCTGTTATGGATATTGCCCAAAGTGCTCAAAGACTACTTGATAAAATCAGAGCTGACATTGGTTCAGTACAGAATCAATTGGTAAGCACAATAAACAACATTTCAGTAACACAGGTAAATGTAAAAGCGGCTGAAAGTCAAATCAGAGATGTGGATTTTGCAGCTGAAACAGCTAATTTCCAAAAACATAATATTCTAGCACAATCAGGTAGTTATGCTTTATCTCAGGCTAATGCTATTCAACAAAACGTCCTAAAATTATTACAATAATTTAAAAACGTTTTTTAAATGATTTTTTTAGAAGCTGTTTTTGCAGCTTCTTTTTATAATAAAGAGGAAATTATTTTTGAGTTATTTGTAGTTCTTTTTCAATGAAAGGCAATGCTCTTTGAATTGTAATAATTTGTGCATTTATACTGCCTGCTAAATTAAATAACCATTCTTTGTGATTCATTATCCAGTCTATCAATTTTGCTTTTTTTTCAATATCTGTTTGAGAATTTTGAACTTGTATTTTAGCTAAATCTGTTTCTTTATTGACTAAGTATGAAATTATTGTTTCTCCATAGCACTGCATAAAAGTTTTTGATTCTATTTTTTCTTTAATTTTATCTATTTTTTTTGATAATCTTTTTAATTTATTAAAATCTATTTTTTCAAGTTGATTGTTTTTATTTAAATTTACTAATTCATCAAATGTTTCAGATACTTCAACAAAAACTTTTTCTGTTTCATTTTTTACTTTTTCTCCAATTTTTATCATTTTTAATATTTTTTTATAAGCTTTTTGTAAATTTTTAATATATCCATCTTTTCTTGGTTTTCTAAGTTTAATTTTAGTTTTTGGAGTTTTTGTTACATATTTATTAATAACTTCAATAAACGGCATTTCAATACTACCTTCAATTCTGGCACCACCTTCTGTGGCATTTATTGTTATTATACCTTCAAGAGATGTTTCATAAATATCTTTTTCAAAAAAATTTTTAAACATAAGCCAAGTTTGAGAAGTCCTTATAGTACCTTCTCCCCCATATTTTGTAACATATTCATCTGTTTCTTTAAATTTTATTTCTTTTTCTCCATATACATGTCCTTTAGCATGACTTGTACCATCTTCACTATATGCCAAATCTTGCCCAATTAATACTATTTTTTTAAATCCGAGTAAATATGCAAGTTCATAAGCCATATTTGCAGCACTCATTCCAATCCCGAGATAGCCATATTTTTTTAGACCGAAATATCTATTATATTGGAAACCTCTCATTGATAAAATTCTTGGTCCGTAAGAATTTTTCAATACTTCTTCATGTTGAAGCGAAGCATGTATAGTGATAAATTTTTCTTGGAATTTTTTAGAAGTTTTTTTAAAAAATTTTGCTGTATCTTTTACTCTTTCTAGACTTGTTACAAAATCAGGCACTATTTCCCATTTTTCAAGTATTGGCATTGAAGCGTCAACACTAATTATTGTTACATAATCTTGTATTTTTTTTAATAATGGTAATTGTTTAGTTAAAGATGGACCGGTAGAAACTATAATTGCTATATCAGAGTTTTTTTTGCCGATTATTGATTGAATTGGTGGATTTTTAAGCATTTCTGGAAAATTTCTAATAGAGTGTTCTATTCCTATTAAAGTATCAATTGTATCATTCCCAAAATTTATAATTGATTGTTTTATTGCTTGGGCAAAAATTCTATTAACATTTATTATTTCTTCAGAATATAGTTTTTCATAATATTTTGTATTTATTTGTAACTCATATGTTTTAACAAATAGCACTATATCAGAATTGGACATAATTTTTATAGCTTCAGGATAGTTAAATTGAGATAATTTATAAAGAATTAGTTTATTTTCTTCAATTTCCTTTGCAAAATCTATTAAGTTTAAAACAATAAATAAAATTTGAGTATCAGGTTCTATAACAATTATCTTTTTTCTTATTGGATTATTTAATAAAAGTTTTATTAAAATTCCATTTCCAATTCCAAAGAAAAATAAAACGGGATATCTTATATATTTTTTGTCAAATAATTTTTTTTGAGATTCTATTTCATCTAATGGTTTGGTCTCATAAAGAGGTAATTTTTTTTCTTTATCTATTAGATTTATATTGGCTGGGTCGTCGCCATGTTGGAAAATTTCGAATTTGGTATTACGCAAGCCAAAAAGTTCAGTGGCAAGATTTGGATTTTTATCAAATAAAGCTTTTATGTTTTTTTCAAAAATTGAAGACATTTTTCCCCTTTTGTGATATATTTAAGCGTATATCGGTATTTTTGATAAAATTATAACAAAGGAGCGAAATGTTTAATTTTTTAAAAAAAAACAAGCAGGTAAAAGTTGAATTAAAAAAAGACCCTTTTCCTGATTATAATGATGTAAAGACAAGAACAATTATAGATATAAGAGATCCTGAAGATGTGGAATTTTATGGAAAACTCCCAAATTCTGTAAATATTCCTTTCGATGAATATTTTGCAAGTAAACTATTAATGCTTGATAAAAGTAAAAAATATGCGATTATGGATGACAGAGGAATTTTGTCAAATTTAAATAAAGCTGTTGAGGTTGCCAAAAATTTAGGTCTCGATGTGGTGGGACTTAGAGGCGGATTTTTTTATATTACAGAAGTATTGAATGTTAAACCGATTAAGGAGAATGAATGAAAATATATGGAATTAAAACATGCGGAAGTGTGAAAAAAGCTCTTAAATTTTTTAATGACAGGAATATTAAATATGAATTTCATGATTTAAAAAAAGAACCGGTAGGATGTGAGAAAATAGAAAAGTGGCTTAAAAAGGTTGATATAAATACTCTTTTTAATAAAAGGGGTACAAAATACAGACAGTTGAAATTAAAAGAATATAATCTTAACGAAGAGGCAATGTTAGAATGGTTGTGTAAAGAGAATCTACTTATTAAAAGGCCTGTGATTGAACAAGACAGTGGTGATGTTATTGTCGGATTTGATGAAGAAAAATATAAGGAAATATTTGAATGAAACTTCAAATTTTAGCTGCTAGTGTCGGAATAGGGGCAATTATAGGATATGTAACTAATTATGTTGCAATAAAACTTCTTTTTAGGCCTTATAAATCTCTAAAATTAAAGAATGTCACTGTTTTCCCTCAGGGGGTAATTCCAAGGGAAAAAGCCACTCTTGCAAGGAAAGTGGGAGAAGTTGTAAAAAATTATATTTTAAGTGAAGAAGAGATTAAAAAAATTGTTACAAACGATGAAGTTAAAAAAGAAATTGATAAATTTTTAGATAAAGAAATAGAAAATTTTTTAGCCCAGGATATTACTGAACTTACTCCAAAAGAAATACTTGCCAAAAATCTTGCG
Proteins encoded:
- a CDS encoding flagellin A produces the protein MGFRINTNIAALTAHTAAVANNRELSSSLEKLSTGLRINKAADDASGLQIADSLRDQADSLGQAIRNANDAIGVFQIADKAMDEQVKILDTIKVKATQAAQDGQTTDTRKALQEDIVRLMEELDNIAQTTSYNGKKLLSGSFTNQKFQIGAYSNETVQASIGATSSDKIGNTRFETTANLKVSTTDALTTVDLKFKSVDGKKDVQLEEVVISTSAGTGLGVLAEVINKNSDLTGVRASWQVQGTASKAVQSGTIHGLKINGVEIGDLTVQHADRDGTLVAAINAVKDQTGVEAFIDEEGKLNLRSLDGRAIQVSTSSASTVLGGGNFTKASGTDTIVGRLTFVRLDGRDIKISGTNASKIGVTSNMAQASINLRTIKGSFNADQASAIGANANTIIATENNSGIGAGVTTIKGAMAVMDIAQSAQRLLDKIRADIGSVQNQLVSTINNISVTQVNVKAAESQIRDVDFAAETANFQKHNILAQSGSYALSQANAIQQNVLKLLQ
- a CDS encoding motility associated factor glycosyltransferase family protein, which produces MSSIFEKNIKALFDKNPNLATELFGLRNTKFEIFQHGDDPANINLIDKEKKLPLYETKPLDEIESQKKLFDKKYIRYPVLFFFGIGNGILIKLLLNNPIRKKIIVIEPDTQILFIVLNLIDFAKEIEENKLILYKLSQFNYPEAIKIMSNSDIVLFVKTYELQINTKYYEKLYSEEIINVNRIFAQAIKQSIINFGNDTIDTLIGIEHSIRNFPEMLKNPPIQSIIGKKNSDIAIIVSTGPSLTKQLPLLKKIQDYVTIISVDASMPILEKWEIVPDFVTSLERVKDTAKFFKKTSKKFQEKFITIHASLQHEEVLKNSYGPRILSMRGFQYNRYFGLKKYGYLGIGMSAANMAYELAYLLGFKKIVLIGQDLAYSEDGTSHAKGHVYGEKEIKFKETDEYVTKYGGEGTIRTSQTWLMFKNFFEKDIYETSLEGIITINATEGGARIEGSIEMPFIEVINKYVTKTPKTKIKLRKPRKDGYIKNLQKAYKKILKMIKIGEKVKNETEKVFVEVSETFDELVNLNKNNQLEKIDFNKLKRLSKKIDKIKEKIESKTFMQCYGETIISYLVNKETDLAKIQVQNSQTDIEKKAKLIDWIMNHKEWLFNLAGSINAQIITIQRALPFIEKELQITQK
- a CDS encoding rhodanese-like domain-containing protein, producing MFNFLKKNKQVKVELKKDPFPDYNDVKTRTIIDIRDPEDVEFYGKLPNSVNIPFDEYFASKLLMLDKSKKYAIMDDRGILSNLNKAVEVAKNLGLDVVGLRGGFFYITEVLNVKPIKENE
- a CDS encoding arsenate reductase family protein — its product is MKIYGIKTCGSVKKALKFFNDRNIKYEFHDLKKEPVGCEKIEKWLKKVDINTLFNKRGTKYRQLKLKEYNLNEEAMLEWLCKENLLIKRPVIEQDSGDVIVGFDEEKYKEIFE